From the genome of Solidesulfovibrio carbinolicus, one region includes:
- a CDS encoding metallophosphoesterase — protein sequence MGILLACLALAVWPALAEENCPSGPFSSYTASQPGAKGSFSLFSDVHFSPFADPSLVRELAASPVEWWRAILARSKPGLSPYGQDANNALFQSFLDDMAARSPRPDFILFPGDLLCHDFWTLYPKLSKDRTQAGLEAFIQKTVAYFFSEVARRFPGVPVYAALGNNDSVEGDYRIAPNSPYLTLTAQAMAALLPSESARADFGATYPQYGCYAVTLAEAGGVRLVVINNVFLSTKHPNAALGDPVLAFLERELAGAKARGQKVWLMAHIPPGDDSMASGVALARKDEDRYKGFLREEQNEAYAKLLAAYAPTVVKAAFAGHVHRDDFRIWKTSSGEPAGGMGLAPSISPITGNNPGYQLHTYDRATLELLDVATYFLDLAKPGTGWREEYVWSAAYGRGLRDPADWQATYLDLGQCPARREAFAAHFDLGSPHVEVTEASFPAFWRAIASPTRTVWEAWSPPTALAPWTVPLAGQGGAPSPAAAACPGGS from the coding sequence TTGGGGATACTGCTCGCGTGTCTGGCGTTGGCGGTTTGGCCGGCCCTGGCCGAGGAGAACTGCCCATCGGGGCCGTTCTCTTCGTATACGGCCTCCCAGCCCGGAGCCAAGGGGAGTTTCTCGCTGTTTTCCGACGTCCATTTCTCGCCCTTTGCCGATCCCTCCCTGGTGCGCGAGCTGGCCGCCTCGCCGGTGGAGTGGTGGCGGGCCATCCTGGCCCGGTCCAAGCCGGGGCTGTCGCCCTACGGCCAGGACGCCAACAACGCCCTGTTTCAGTCGTTTCTGGACGACATGGCCGCCAGGAGTCCGCGCCCGGACTTCATCCTGTTTCCGGGCGACCTTTTGTGCCACGATTTCTGGACGCTGTATCCCAAGCTTTCCAAGGACAGGACCCAGGCCGGGCTGGAGGCCTTCATCCAAAAGACCGTGGCCTATTTCTTCAGCGAAGTGGCCCGGCGTTTCCCGGGGGTGCCGGTCTACGCGGCCCTTGGCAACAACGACAGCGTGGAGGGCGACTACCGCATCGCCCCCAACAGCCCCTACCTCACCCTGACTGCCCAGGCCATGGCCGCCTTGCTGCCAAGCGAATCGGCCCGGGCCGACTTCGGAGCCACCTATCCCCAGTACGGCTGCTATGCCGTGACCCTGGCCGAGGCCGGCGGCGTGCGGCTGGTGGTGATCAACAATGTTTTCCTCTCCACAAAGCACCCGAACGCGGCTTTGGGCGACCCGGTGCTGGCTTTCCTGGAGCGCGAACTGGCCGGGGCCAAGGCGCGCGGGCAAAAGGTCTGGCTTATGGCCCATATTCCTCCCGGCGACGACAGCATGGCCAGCGGCGTGGCCCTGGCCCGAAAGGATGAGGACCGCTACAAAGGGTTCCTGCGCGAGGAACAAAACGAGGCCTACGCCAAACTCCTGGCCGCCTACGCGCCAACCGTCGTCAAGGCGGCGTTTGCCGGGCATGTCCACCGCGATGATTTCCGCATCTGGAAGACATCCAGCGGCGAGCCGGCCGGCGGCATGGGGTTGGCCCCGTCCATCTCGCCCATCACCGGCAACAACCCCGGCTACCAGCTCCACACTTACGACCGGGCCACGCTGGAACTGCTCGATGTGGCCACCTATTTCCTGGATCTGGCCAAGCCCGGAACCGGCTGGCGGGAGGAATACGTCTGGTCGGCCGCCTATGGCCGGGGGCTTCGTGACCCGGCTGACTGGCAGGCGACGTATCTCGATCTGGGCCAGTGTCCGGCCCGTCGGGAGGCCTTTGCCGCCCATTTCGACCTGGGCAGTCCCCATGTCGAAGTCACGGAAGCGAGTTTCCCGGCTTTCTGGCGGGCCATCGCCTCGCCGACCCGAACGGTTTGGGAGGCCTGGAGCCCGCCCACGGCCCTGGCCCCGTGGACCGTGCCGCTTGCCGGGCAGGGCGGGGCGCCGTCGCCTGCCGCAGCGGCTTGCCCTGGCGGTTCATGA
- the nusB gene encoding transcription antitermination factor NusB: MTESDDKKPIVSRRKARKQAFECLYGLIFESAADERSLLRLFKRCPHDVAEGDDPAGQDFAWELVQGVWRNQRDIDAAIVRFSKNWKISRIAKVELTILRLAVHEILSRPDIPLRVSLNEAIELSKRYGDENSRNFINGILDALAKAVDSGEFGIQKDL, translated from the coding sequence ATGACCGAATCCGACGACAAAAAGCCCATCGTCTCCCGGCGCAAGGCCCGCAAGCAGGCCTTTGAATGCCTTTATGGCCTCATTTTCGAGTCCGCCGCCGACGAACGGTCGCTGTTGCGCCTGTTCAAGCGCTGCCCCCACGACGTGGCCGAGGGCGACGATCCCGCCGGCCAGGATTTCGCCTGGGAGCTGGTGCAGGGCGTGTGGCGCAACCAGCGCGACATCGACGCGGCCATCGTGCGCTTCTCCAAGAACTGGAAAATCTCGCGCATCGCCAAGGTGGAGCTGACCATCCTGCGGCTGGCCGTGCATGAAATTTTAAGCCGCCCGGACATTCCGCTGCGGGTGTCGCTCAACGAAGCCATCGAACTGTCCAAGCGCTACGGCGACGAAAACTCGCGCAACTTTATAAACGGCATCCTCGACGCCCTGGCCAAGGCCGTTGACAGCGGCGAATTCGGGATTCAAAAGGATTTGTAA
- a CDS encoding acyltransferase family protein, which translates to MCLFLSSPPGGFAPCRGPVEAGVSARIDVLRIVLIGLIVLCHGGRYLGVLVPFDGPVVQFAATAFNRGPACLAVPLFFAISGYLLLRKLELTPAGYAQLMGRKLYSIGLPFLIFNAIWIAWFLWVGSIAQFGGRSYILEAGILPKLLGYDTSPVNYPLWFLRELLKVFAVTPVFLLFFRRLPRAGLALLFVLWFVERPADEYGFCGFAFWFYCGGLLARSGLDLGDTARLDRWVLPLFVLATAVVGLAPWLTQDVVVYAMGKRFYQMLGVVALWCLSRQPWIMGSGLLHRMAGASFFIFLTHEPTVSILQTRLLAAWVPQGPAAQLVAFVLPGLAALILLYWLARGLSRFTPKLYAVLTGAPLRKRRATC; encoded by the coding sequence GTGTGTTTGTTTCTTTCCTCACCCCCGGGCGGTTTCGCCCCTTGTCGCGGACCGGTCGAGGCCGGCGTTTCGGCGCGCATCGACGTGCTGCGCATCGTGCTCATCGGGCTGATCGTCCTGTGCCACGGCGGCCGGTACCTGGGCGTGCTGGTTCCCTTTGACGGCCCGGTAGTGCAGTTCGCGGCCACGGCCTTCAACCGGGGGCCGGCCTGTCTGGCCGTGCCGCTGTTTTTCGCCATTTCCGGCTATCTGCTGCTGCGAAAGCTCGAACTCACCCCGGCCGGCTACGCCCAGCTCATGGGCCGCAAGCTCTATTCCATCGGCCTGCCGTTTCTCATTTTCAACGCCATCTGGATCGCCTGGTTTTTGTGGGTCGGCAGCATTGCCCAGTTCGGCGGCCGGTCCTACATCCTGGAAGCCGGCATCCTGCCCAAGCTCTTGGGCTACGACACCTCGCCGGTCAATTACCCGCTGTGGTTTTTGCGCGAATTGCTCAAGGTCTTTGCCGTCACACCGGTGTTTCTGCTGTTTTTTCGCCGGCTGCCGCGCGCCGGGCTGGCGCTGCTGTTCGTCTTATGGTTTGTCGAGCGTCCGGCCGACGAATACGGCTTTTGCGGCTTCGCCTTCTGGTTTTATTGCGGCGGCTTGCTGGCCCGGTCCGGGCTGGACCTGGGCGACACGGCCCGGCTGGACCGGTGGGTGTTGCCGCTTTTCGTCCTGGCCACGGCCGTGGTCGGGCTGGCCCCGTGGCTGACCCAGGACGTGGTGGTCTATGCCATGGGCAAGCGGTTTTACCAGATGCTCGGCGTGGTCGCCTTGTGGTGTCTGTCGCGCCAGCCCTGGATCATGGGCAGCGGGCTGTTGCACCGCATGGCCGGGGCGAGTTTTTTCATCTTCCTGACCCACGAGCCGACCGTATCGATCCTGCAGACGCGGCTTCTGGCCGCATGGGTGCCCCAGGGGCCGGCGGCGCAGCTCGTCGCCTTCGTGCTGCCGGGCCTGGCCGCCCTGATCCTGCTGTATTGGCTGGCCCGGGGCCTGTCGCGGTTTACGCCAAAGCTGTACGCCGTGCTGACCGGCGCGCCGCTGCGCAAGCGGCGAGCAACTTGTTGA
- a CDS encoding VOC family protein, translating into MPIEYRSVCIFVADIDRARAFYEELLGQSPLHVLPGYVAYPHFCLWREDTARGIVFDEEAAPPAGPMGRDNLEMYFEDAALEDAFERVMTRAEVIHPPKSAPWGQRAFRLRDPDGHIVEVAEPMEAVIERLRDKGLSPAEIAAATMMPAEFVAGVLGD; encoded by the coding sequence ATGCCCATCGAATACCGCAGCGTCTGCATCTTCGTGGCCGACATCGACCGCGCCCGGGCTTTTTATGAAGAGCTTCTGGGCCAGTCGCCCCTGCACGTGCTGCCGGGCTACGTCGCCTACCCGCATTTCTGCCTGTGGCGCGAGGACACCGCGCGGGGCATCGTTTTCGACGAAGAGGCCGCGCCGCCGGCCGGTCCCATGGGCCGCGACAATCTGGAAATGTATTTCGAGGACGCGGCCCTGGAAGACGCCTTCGAGCGCGTCATGACCCGGGCCGAGGTCATCCATCCGCCCAAATCCGCGCCCTGGGGCCAGCGCGCCTTTCGTCTGCGCGACCCGGACGGCCATATCGTCGAGGTGGCCGAACCCATGGAGGCGGTCATCGAGCGCTTGCGCGACAAGGGCCTGTCCCCGGCCGAAATCGCCGCCGCCACCATGATGCCGGCCGAATTCGTTGCCGGCGTCCTGGGCGATTGA
- a CDS encoding bifunctional 3,4-dihydroxy-2-butanone-4-phosphate synthase/GTP cyclohydrolase II: MRLSPIEDAIEDIRAGRMIILVDDEDRENEGDLTVAAEKVTPEIINFMATHGRGLICLSLAPNLVDQLALPMMTQDNKSPFGTGFTVSIEAKVGVSTGISAYDRATTILAAVADGAVPEDLVTPGHIFPLRAREGGVLDRAGQTEGSVDLARLAGLKPAGVICEIMREDGNMARMPDLIEFAEKHNLKIASVADLIRYRMRYGHVAVTKVAEATLPTAFGSFRAVAFEASSDKKTHIALVKGDITPGEAVLVRVHSECLTGDVFGSLRCDCGNQLHEAMRMIEEEGKGVILYMRQEGRGIGLGNKIKAYALQDQGLDTVEANLKLGFKADLREYGTGAQILVELGISKMRLMTNNPKKIVGLEGYGLEVVDRVAIETCPCSENTCYLTTKRDRMGHILHLPDPDCGQAK; the protein is encoded by the coding sequence ATGCGCTTAAGCCCCATCGAGGACGCCATCGAGGACATCCGCGCCGGACGGATGATCATCCTCGTCGACGACGAAGACCGTGAAAACGAAGGCGACCTCACCGTCGCCGCCGAAAAGGTCACCCCGGAAATCATCAATTTCATGGCCACCCACGGCCGAGGGCTCATTTGCCTGTCACTGGCCCCCAATCTCGTGGACCAGCTCGCCCTGCCCATGATGACCCAGGACAACAAGTCGCCCTTCGGCACCGGCTTCACCGTCTCCATCGAAGCCAAGGTCGGCGTGTCCACCGGCATCTCGGCCTATGACCGGGCCACCACCATCCTGGCCGCCGTGGCCGACGGAGCCGTGCCCGAAGACCTCGTCACCCCGGGACACATCTTCCCCCTGCGCGCCCGCGAAGGCGGCGTGCTGGACCGCGCCGGCCAGACCGAAGGCAGCGTGGACCTGGCCCGCCTGGCCGGCCTCAAGCCCGCCGGCGTCATCTGCGAAATCATGCGCGAAGACGGCAACATGGCCCGGATGCCGGACCTGATTGAGTTCGCCGAGAAGCACAATCTCAAGATCGCCTCCGTGGCCGACCTCATCCGCTACCGCATGCGCTACGGCCATGTGGCCGTGACCAAGGTGGCCGAAGCCACCCTGCCCACGGCCTTCGGCTCGTTTCGGGCCGTGGCCTTCGAGGCCAGCTCGGATAAAAAGACCCACATCGCCCTGGTTAAGGGCGACATTACTCCCGGCGAAGCGGTGCTGGTGCGCGTGCACAGCGAGTGCTTGACCGGCGACGTGTTCGGGTCCCTGCGCTGCGACTGCGGCAACCAGCTGCACGAGGCCATGCGGATGATCGAAGAGGAAGGCAAGGGCGTGATCCTCTACATGCGCCAGGAAGGCCGGGGCATCGGCCTTGGCAACAAGATCAAGGCCTATGCGCTGCAGGACCAGGGCCTGGACACCGTGGAAGCCAACCTCAAGCTCGGCTTCAAGGCCGACCTGCGCGAATACGGCACCGGCGCGCAGATCCTGGTGGAGCTGGGGATCAGCAAGATGCGGCTTATGACCAACAATCCCAAGAAGATCGTGGGGCTTGAGGGCTACGGCCTGGAAGTGGTCGACCGGGTGGCCATCGAGACCTGCCCCTGTTCGGAAAACACCTGCTACCTGACCACCAAGCGCGACCGCATGGGGCATATCCTGCATCTGCCGGACCCCGACTGCGGCCAGGCGAAGTAA
- a CDS encoding ABC transporter ATP-binding protein, whose product MQEHVIKIRGLRHSYNGRVIHKGLDLDVERGRVVGLLGKNGVGKTTLINILMGFLRPAAGRCLVFGEPSHGLSPATKSRVGLLFEGHLAYDFMTIDQIERFYRRFYPRWNTGRFRDLMARLGLPGSHRIRHMSEGQRSQVVLGLIFAQEPDLLILDDYAMGLDAGYRRLFVDYLADFAREGGRTVFLTSHVIEDMERLVDELVLLRAGGEARRMPLAAFRDDFRCYVLPGDDREVPRAGGAIHNVERAAGGRYEIFSFAEAAEVAKALAASGVSPEGLAPQAMSLEDAFVGYTGRY is encoded by the coding sequence ATGCAGGAACACGTCATCAAAATTCGCGGTTTGCGCCACAGCTACAACGGCCGGGTCATCCACAAGGGCCTCGACCTCGACGTGGAGCGCGGCCGGGTGGTGGGGTTGCTTGGGAAAAACGGCGTGGGCAAGACCACGCTCATCAACATCCTCATGGGTTTCCTGCGCCCGGCAGCCGGGCGCTGCTTAGTCTTCGGCGAGCCCTCCCACGGTCTGTCCCCGGCGACCAAAAGCCGGGTGGGCCTGCTCTTTGAAGGCCACCTGGCCTATGATTTCATGACCATCGATCAGATTGAACGTTTCTATCGCCGCTTCTACCCCCGCTGGAACACCGGACGCTTCCGCGATCTCATGGCCCGTCTGGGACTGCCCGGAAGCCACCGCATCCGCCACATGTCCGAGGGGCAACGCTCCCAGGTGGTCCTTGGCCTCATCTTCGCCCAGGAACCGGATCTGCTCATCCTCGACGACTACGCCATGGGCCTGGACGCCGGGTATCGCCGCCTGTTCGTGGACTATCTGGCCGATTTCGCCCGGGAAGGCGGACGAACGGTGTTTTTGACCTCCCATGTCATCGAAGACATGGAGCGGCTGGTGGACGAACTTGTGCTGCTGCGCGCCGGCGGCGAGGCCCGGCGGATGCCCTTGGCCGCCTTTCGCGACGACTTTCGCTGCTACGTCCTGCCCGGCGACGACCGTGAGGTTCCCCGGGCCGGCGGAGCCATCCACAACGTCGAGCGAGCGGCCGGAGGGCGCTACGAAATCTTCAGCTTCGCCGAAGCGGCGGAGGTGGCCAAGGCCCTGGCCGCTTCCGGCGTCTCGCCCGAGGGGCTGGCTCCCCAGGCCATGAGCCTGGAAGACGCCTTTGTCGGCTACACGGGGCGGTATTAG
- the ribH gene encoding 6,7-dimethyl-8-ribityllumazine synthase, protein MLHVSTIEGQLDAKGLKFALVAGRFNDFITERLVGGAVDYLVRHGGDRADLTIVRVPGAFEIPLAAKKLAASGKYDGIICLGAVIRGATPHFDYVANECVKGLAHVMLEANVPVGFGVLTVDNLEQAIERAGSKAGNKGVEAASAVLEMVRVMEQI, encoded by the coding sequence ATGCTGCACGTGAGCACCATCGAAGGCCAGCTTGACGCCAAGGGACTCAAATTCGCCCTGGTGGCCGGCCGCTTCAACGACTTCATCACCGAACGCCTGGTCGGCGGGGCCGTGGACTACCTCGTGCGCCACGGCGGCGACCGCGCCGACCTGACCATCGTGCGCGTGCCCGGAGCCTTCGAGATTCCCCTGGCCGCCAAGAAGCTGGCCGCCTCGGGCAAGTACGACGGCATCATCTGCCTTGGCGCGGTCATCCGCGGCGCCACCCCGCACTTCGATTACGTGGCCAACGAATGCGTCAAGGGCCTGGCCCATGTGATGCTCGAGGCCAACGTGCCTGTGGGCTTTGGCGTGCTGACCGTGGACAACCTGGAGCAGGCCATTGAGCGCGCCGGCAGCAAGGCCGGCAACAAGGGCGTGGAAGCCGCCTCGGCCGTGCTGGAAATGGTCCGCGTTATGGAACAGATTTAG
- a CDS encoding type II toxin-antitoxin system HicB family antitoxin, producing the protein MDYIAVIHKDADSDWGVSFPDFPGCVTAGETLEEARRMAAEVLALHVRGLAEDGLSPPRPMSLDAVARHPDFADGVAVLVSLPEARPKNVRVNVMLPQADLEAIDARPERKGSAVPRFCCGRPGRP; encoded by the coding sequence GTGGACTATATCGCCGTCATCCACAAGGACGCGGACTCGGATTGGGGCGTGTCGTTTCCGGATTTCCCGGGCTGCGTCACGGCCGGCGAAACCCTGGAAGAAGCCCGTCGCATGGCGGCCGAGGTCCTGGCCCTGCATGTGCGCGGTCTGGCCGAGGACGGCCTTTCGCCGCCGCGCCCCATGTCGTTGGACGCCGTGGCCCGCCATCCCGATTTCGCCGACGGCGTGGCCGTGCTCGTGTCCCTGCCCGAAGCCAGGCCGAAAAACGTGCGCGTCAACGTCATGCTGCCCCAAGCGGATTTGGAGGCCATCGACGCCCGGCCAGAGCGGAAGGGGTCAGCCGTTCCTCGTTTTTGCTGCGGGCGGCCAGGGCGGCCCTGA
- a CDS encoding S1 family peptidase gives MITANVIHRVFHIKSEGSVGTCFAVDVDGRQYVVTARHVLGNKSSFSVFHEGKWKDTEFLFVGSCDGDVDISVVALPVQIAPQHPLLAESEGLLYGQDVFFLGFPYGMRGDIGLMNAGYPLPFVKKGIVSCIEFGLKEVIYVDGHNNPGFSGGPVVFWDNSLKAFKVCSVISGYQYNEDPVYKSGIETECRYKYNTGIVISYGVKHAVGLIRSNPKGFLLPLPS, from the coding sequence ATGATAACGGCTAATGTAATTCATAGAGTGTTTCATATTAAGTCCGAAGGTTCAGTTGGAACGTGTTTTGCTGTTGATGTTGACGGACGACAATATGTCGTAACTGCTCGGCATGTTTTGGGCAACAAGTCGTCTTTTAGTGTGTTTCATGAAGGCAAGTGGAAGGATACAGAGTTTTTATTTGTTGGAAGTTGTGATGGCGATGTTGACATCTCTGTGGTGGCCTTGCCTGTACAAATAGCACCGCAGCATCCTCTCTTGGCGGAGTCTGAAGGCTTGTTATATGGTCAAGACGTTTTTTTTCTTGGTTTCCCGTATGGAATGAGGGGTGATATAGGACTTATGAATGCAGGATATCCATTGCCATTTGTCAAGAAAGGGATTGTCTCCTGTATAGAGTTTGGGTTAAAAGAAGTTATTTATGTCGATGGACATAATAATCCAGGATTTTCAGGTGGCCCAGTAGTTTTTTGGGATAATTCTTTAAAGGCTTTCAAAGTGTGCTCTGTAATATCTGGCTATCAGTACAATGAAGATCCTGTCTATAAGTCTGGGATAGAGACGGAATGTAGATATAAATATAATACTGGAATTGTGATATCTTATGGAGTTAAGCACGCTGTTGGTCTTATTCGATCTAACCCGAAAGGTTTTTTGCTACCTTTGCCAAGCTAG
- a CDS encoding DUF4019 domain-containing protein, with protein sequence MKRLTSFLLCAMLCLAAGSALAAEGDEAAAEAAAGKWLALCDAGKYPESWREASAFFRGAITEDAWTKALTGIRTPLGPNKSRVRASIIQARQLPGAPDGAYVVLTYDSAFANKASAVETVTFMQEKDGSWRVAGYFIK encoded by the coding sequence ATGAAACGTCTCACGTCCTTCCTCCTTTGCGCCATGCTCTGCCTGGCCGCCGGCTCGGCCCTGGCCGCCGAGGGCGACGAAGCCGCCGCCGAGGCCGCCGCCGGCAAATGGCTGGCCCTGTGCGACGCCGGCAAATACCCCGAAAGCTGGCGCGAAGCCTCGGCCTTCTTTCGCGGGGCCATCACCGAGGACGCCTGGACCAAGGCGCTCACCGGCATACGCACGCCCCTTGGTCCGAACAAAAGCCGCGTCCGCGCTTCCATCATCCAGGCCCGGCAACTGCCCGGCGCACCCGACGGCGCCTATGTCGTGCTGACCTATGACAGCGCCTTTGCCAACAAGGCCAGCGCCGTGGAAACCGTCACCTTCATGCAGGAAAAAGACGGCTCCTGGCGCGTCGCCGGCTATTTCATCAAGTAA
- the leuS gene encoding leucine--tRNA ligase — protein MSKYVPEDVERKWQRIWEEGGHFHVEADPSKPKYYVLEMFPYPSGRIHMGHVRNYSIGDVVARFKRMEGHNVLHPMGWDAFGMPAENAAIKHKLHPAAWTISNIDSMRTQLQRLGYSYDWRREIATCHPGYYVHEQRFFLKFLEKGLVYRKHSPQNWCETCGTVLANEQVIDGCCWRCDQAVVQKDLEQWFLRITDYAEELLADLDQLVGGWPERVLTMQRNWIGKSVGAEITFKLAEPVEGADSVTVFTTRPDTLFGATFMSLAAEHPLVPSLIAGKPQEAEVNAFVEKVRNLDRIVRSADDLEKEGVFTGAYCVNPATGKQIPIYVANFVLMGYGTGAVMAVPAHDQRDFEFARKYDLPLTVVIEPKGETLDASAMTAAYVDPGVLTASEQFTGMDNEAAKAAIIDWLDGSGRGKKSINYRLRDWNISRQRYWGAPIPVIYCESCGIVPVPDADLPVELPRDLALMPDGRSPLPHSPSFTDVACPICGGKARRETDTLDTFFESSWYFARYASAREAGRPFDPAELAYWLPVDQYIGGIEHAILHLLYSRFFVKALRDLGYVGFDEPFAHLLTQGMVIKDGSKMSKSKGNVVDPDLMIGKYGADTVRVFILFAAPPEKDLEWSDTGIEGASRFLSRLWRLVTEELSGLLVPMPACAPAESLGLDGLAPLFAELRRREHAAAAKAGADIRERFQFNTAIAAAMELVNFLYANVEALRAEPKGAKAVSSAVATLLTVLSPIAPHICEELWQTVGHTNLLLNEPWPTHDPAALTSDTVEIVVQVCGKLRGKLTVPADADNAALEQAALAEPNVAKHIEGKTVRKVIVVPGKLVNVVAN, from the coding sequence ATGAGCAAATACGTGCCCGAGGACGTCGAACGGAAATGGCAACGCATTTGGGAAGAAGGCGGCCACTTCCATGTGGAAGCCGACCCTTCCAAGCCCAAGTACTACGTCCTGGAAATGTTCCCCTACCCCTCGGGGCGCATCCACATGGGGCATGTGCGCAACTACTCCATCGGCGACGTGGTGGCCCGGTTCAAACGCATGGAAGGCCACAACGTCCTGCACCCCATGGGCTGGGACGCCTTCGGCATGCCGGCCGAGAACGCCGCCATCAAGCACAAGCTGCATCCCGCCGCCTGGACCATCTCCAACATCGACTCCATGCGCACCCAGCTGCAGCGCCTGGGCTATTCCTATGACTGGCGGCGCGAAATCGCCACCTGCCACCCCGGCTACTACGTCCACGAGCAGCGCTTTTTCCTGAAGTTCCTCGAAAAGGGGCTGGTCTACCGCAAGCACTCGCCCCAGAACTGGTGCGAAACCTGCGGCACGGTGCTGGCCAACGAACAGGTCATCGACGGCTGCTGCTGGCGCTGCGACCAGGCCGTGGTCCAAAAGGACCTGGAACAATGGTTTTTGCGCATCACCGACTACGCCGAGGAACTGCTGGCCGACCTCGACCAGCTCGTCGGCGGCTGGCCCGAGCGCGTGCTCACCATGCAGCGCAACTGGATCGGCAAGTCGGTCGGCGCGGAGATCACCTTCAAGCTGGCCGAACCCGTGGAAGGCGCGGACAGCGTCACCGTGTTCACCACCCGGCCTGACACCCTGTTCGGGGCCACCTTCATGAGTCTGGCCGCCGAACATCCGCTGGTCCCAAGCCTCATCGCCGGCAAGCCCCAGGAAGCCGAGGTGAACGCCTTTGTCGAGAAGGTGCGCAACCTCGACCGCATCGTGCGCTCGGCCGATGATCTGGAAAAAGAGGGCGTCTTTACCGGTGCCTACTGCGTCAACCCGGCCACGGGCAAACAAATCCCCATCTATGTCGCCAACTTCGTGCTCATGGGCTACGGCACCGGCGCGGTCATGGCCGTGCCGGCCCACGACCAGCGCGACTTCGAATTCGCCCGCAAGTACGACCTGCCCCTGACCGTGGTCATCGAACCCAAGGGCGAAACCCTCGACGCCTCGGCCATGACGGCGGCCTATGTCGATCCCGGCGTGCTGACCGCTTCCGAGCAGTTCACCGGGATGGACAACGAGGCGGCCAAGGCGGCCATTATCGACTGGCTCGACGGTTCCGGGCGCGGTAAGAAAAGCATCAATTATCGCCTGCGCGACTGGAACATCTCCCGCCAGCGCTACTGGGGCGCGCCCATCCCGGTCATCTACTGCGAGTCCTGCGGCATCGTGCCCGTGCCCGACGCCGATTTACCCGTGGAGCTGCCCCGCGATCTGGCGCTCATGCCCGACGGCCGCTCGCCCCTGCCCCATTCGCCGTCGTTTACCGACGTCGCCTGCCCCATCTGCGGCGGCAAGGCCCGGCGCGAGACCGACACCCTGGACACCTTTTTCGAGTCGTCCTGGTACTTCGCCCGCTACGCCTCGGCCAGGGAGGCCGGCCGGCCGTTTGATCCGGCGGAGCTGGCCTACTGGCTGCCCGTGGACCAGTACATCGGCGGCATCGAACACGCCATTTTGCACCTGCTCTACTCGCGCTTTTTCGTCAAAGCCTTGCGCGACCTCGGCTACGTCGGCTTCGACGAGCCCTTTGCCCACCTGCTCACCCAGGGCATGGTCATCAAGGACGGCTCGAAGATGAGCAAGTCCAAGGGCAACGTGGTGGACCCGGACCTCATGATCGGCAAGTACGGGGCCGACACGGTGCGTGTGTTTATCCTCTTTGCCGCGCCGCCGGAAAAGGATCTGGAGTGGAGCGACACGGGCATCGAGGGGGCTTCGCGCTTCCTGTCGCGTCTGTGGCGCTTGGTGACCGAGGAGCTTTCGGGCCTGCTTGTCCCCATGCCGGCCTGCGCTCCGGCCGAGTCGCTGGGGCTGGACGGCTTGGCCCCCCTTTTCGCCGAGCTGCGCCGCCGCGAACACGCCGCCGCCGCCAAGGCCGGGGCCGACATCCGCGAGCGGTTCCAGTTCAACACGGCCATCGCCGCCGCCATGGAGCTGGTCAACTTCCTCTACGCCAACGTCGAGGCCCTGCGGGCCGAGCCCAAGGGGGCCAAGGCCGTGTCCTCGGCCGTGGCCACGCTCCTTACCGTGCTCTCGCCCATTGCCCCGCACATCTGCGAGGAGCTGTGGCAGACCGTGGGCCACACGAACCTGCTGTTAAACGAGCCCTGGCCGACCCATGATCCGGCCGCCCTGACTTCCGACACGGTGGAAATCGTGGTGCAGGTCTGCGGCAAGCTGCGCGGCAAGCTCACCGTGCCGGCCGACGCCGACAACGCCGCCCTGGAGCAGGCCGCCCTGGCCGAACCCAACGTGGCCAAGCACATCGAGGGCAAGACCGTGCGCAAGGTCATCGTGGTGCCGGGTAAGCTGGTCAACGTGGTGGCCAACTAG